GCCGAAGATCTTCGACAAGTTCTACCGCGGCAAGGAAGCCGGATCGGCCGGGTTGGGCCTCACCATCGCGCAGCAGGTCGTCACCGCCCACGGGGGCATCATCGACGTGGTGGACACGCCAGGCGGGGGCGCCACCTTCCGGGTGCGCCTGCCCCTGCCCGAAGAGGACGATTAATCCGGGCACCCTTGTTCCCGTGGGCCCGCGCTAGCCTGTGGGCATGAACAAGTCCCTGAACATCACCTGGCTGGGCGAGCAGCGCTATGTGGGCGTGAATCCCTCCGGACAACAGCTGTTGATCGACAACTCACCCACGAAAATCGGGGTCTCGCCCATGGACGCCCTGCTGGGCGCGCTGGCCACCTGCACGGCCGTGGACGTGGTGGACATCATGGCCAAGAAACGCACGCCGCTCCGTGCGTACCGGATCGAGGTGGTGGGCGAACGTGCCGAGACCCACCCGAAGCGGTACACCCACATCACCGTGCGGCACATTGCCAGCGGTGACGGCGTGACCGCCGAGGCGCTGGGCAAGGCGGCACACCTCAGTCACGAGAAATACTGCTCCGTGGCGGCCTCGCTGAACTCGGAGATCATCGTCGAGGCGGTTGTGGAGGACACTCCGGTATCTGTCTGAACTTCAGTCAGACAGCCAGCGGTCATCGGGCCCGGAATGACCCGACTGGAATTCCTTGACTGGACGTAGCTTCATTGCTCTCTGAGGAAGGCGCGCGTCTCGATTCAGGGTGTCGTGGTGCCGGCGGCTGTCGCTGCGGCGTCGGCTCTGGCCTTCGCGGCGTCCTTCACGGCCCGCGCGTGCATCTGTTCGAGTTCCCCGGTGCAGGGTGTCTGGTCCGGCAGGGCATGGTGGCGCTCGTCGAGCTTCAGACACCAGCGGGCGGCGAACATCTTCGCGGCGGCGTTCAGGCCGGGGCCGGAGCCCTCGCCGCCGTTCTGGAAGAAGGTCACGACCAGAAAATTCGGGGTCTGGCCGTTCCCGATCGGGCCGAAGCCCTCGTACCACGCGTTCGTGTAGGCGTAACCCTTGCGAAAGCTGACGCCGTTCTCGGCGGTGCCCGTCTTGCCCGCCGTACGCACCGGAAAGAAGTTCGGCCCCAGGATGTGCTGCGCCGTGCCCCAGCGGGTCGTGCCGGCCGTGGTGATGGCCATACCGTCTTTCACCAGCTGGAAATCCTTCACGTTGCCGGGCACCCGCTCGGCGGGCCGCTTCACGGCCTGGCCGCCGACGGCGTGAACCAGCGAGAGGGG
The Deinococcus sp. KSM4-11 DNA segment above includes these coding regions:
- a CDS encoding OsmC family protein produces the protein MNKSLNITWLGEQRYVGVNPSGQQLLIDNSPTKIGVSPMDALLGALATCTAVDVVDIMAKKRTPLRAYRIEVVGERAETHPKRYTHITVRHIASGDGVTAEALGKAAHLSHEKYCSVAASLNSEIIVEAVVEDTPVSV